One region of Mucilaginibacter sp. 14171R-50 genomic DNA includes:
- a CDS encoding nucleotide pyrophosphohydrolase: MEIKEAQHLVDNWIKTTGVRYFNELTNTAMLMEEVGEVARIMARQYGEQSFKQSDKDVNLADEMADVLFVLICLANQTGIDLTDALEKNMQKKNIRDADRHQNNEKLK; this comes from the coding sequence ATGGAAATTAAAGAGGCGCAGCATTTGGTTGATAACTGGATAAAAACAACCGGTGTACGGTATTTTAACGAACTGACCAATACCGCCATGTTGATGGAAGAGGTTGGCGAAGTTGCCCGTATAATGGCAAGGCAATACGGCGAGCAATCGTTTAAACAATCGGACAAGGATGTTAACCTGGCAGATGAAATGGCCGATGTGCTGTTTGTACTGATCTGCCTGGCCAATCAAACTGGTATAGACCTGACTGATGCCCTGGAGAAAAACATGCAAAAGAAAAATATCCGTGATGCCGATAGGCATCAGAATAATGAGAAACTTAAATAG
- a CDS encoding 2-phosphosulfolactate phosphatase, with the protein MLNVCLTPALLPLYHVKEYIVVVIDIFRATSSICYGIENGAEAIIPVAEVAECAAYREKGLDYLLAAERNGEVVAGFDFGNSPFSYTAKKVAGKTIVLTTTNGTHALHLSRMAKKIVIGSFLNLTSLCNWLKTTQDNILLVCAGWQNNFNLEDTLFAGAVIEQLKGEDFTLDDPAIAAHDLFQLGKNDINLYLAKTSHGERLRKLGIEKDIAFCLQVDLTTAIPVLEGDRLVKLF; encoded by the coding sequence ATGTTAAATGTTTGCCTTACTCCGGCGCTTCTCCCGCTTTACCATGTGAAAGAGTATATAGTAGTGGTGATTGATATTTTCAGGGCCACCTCATCAATTTGTTATGGCATCGAAAATGGTGCCGAGGCTATTATCCCGGTAGCAGAAGTAGCAGAATGTGCGGCTTACCGCGAAAAGGGCCTCGACTATTTATTGGCCGCCGAGCGTAACGGCGAAGTAGTTGCAGGATTTGATTTTGGCAATTCCCCGTTCTCATACACCGCCAAAAAGGTTGCAGGCAAAACCATTGTACTTACTACAACCAATGGTACGCACGCCCTGCATTTATCGCGTATGGCCAAAAAGATCGTGATAGGCTCGTTCCTTAACCTTACATCGCTGTGTAACTGGCTAAAAACCACGCAAGACAATATACTGCTGGTTTGCGCGGGTTGGCAAAACAATTTTAACCTGGAAGACACCCTTTTTGCAGGCGCAGTAATTGAGCAGCTAAAAGGCGAGGATTTTACATTAGACGACCCCGCCATTGCCGCCCACGACCTATTTCAACTGGGTAAAAATGATATCAACCTGTACCTGGCCAAAACATCCCACGGCGAACGCCTGCGTAAACTGGGCATCGAAAAGGATATCGCCTTTTGCCTGCAAGTAGACCTGACAACCGCTATCCCCGTATTAGAGGGCGACAGGCTGGTTAAGCTGTTTTAA
- the gcvT gene encoding glycine cleavage system aminomethyltransferase GcvT has protein sequence MKNTALTQVHTNLGAKMVPFAGYNMPVQYVGINAEHDTVRKGVGVFDVSHMGEFILKGENALDLIQRVTSNDASKLYDGKVQYSCLPNEEGGIVDDLLVYRIDEKTYMLVVNASNIEKDWNWISKFNTGGVDMKDISDRTSLLAVQGPKAAEALQSLTDIDLGSMEYYTFKKGTFAGIDNVLVSATGYTGAGGFEIYFDNEHAEYIWDEVFKAGEPFGIKPIGLAARDTLRLEMGFCLYGNDIDDTTSPLEAGLGWVTKFTKQFTNSEALQQQKQAGVSRKLIGFEMIDRGIPRHDYEIVDAGGNFIGRVTSGTQSPSLQKAIGLGYVKSEFAKEGTDIYISIRDNKVKATVVKPPFYK, from the coding sequence ATGAAGAATACAGCTTTAACACAAGTACATACCAATCTGGGTGCTAAAATGGTGCCTTTTGCCGGATATAATATGCCCGTACAATACGTCGGCATCAATGCCGAACACGATACCGTACGCAAGGGCGTTGGTGTATTTGATGTAAGCCACATGGGCGAGTTTATTTTAAAGGGTGAAAACGCCCTCGACCTGATACAACGCGTTACCAGCAATGACGCTTCAAAGCTTTACGATGGCAAGGTGCAGTACTCCTGCCTGCCTAATGAAGAGGGGGGCATTGTTGATGACCTGCTGGTTTATCGCATCGATGAAAAAACCTACATGTTGGTGGTAAACGCTTCGAATATTGAAAAAGACTGGAACTGGATATCTAAATTTAACACCGGTGGTGTAGACATGAAAGATATATCAGACCGCACATCGTTACTTGCCGTACAAGGCCCTAAAGCTGCTGAGGCGCTGCAAAGCCTTACGGATATCGATCTTGGATCGATGGAGTACTACACCTTTAAGAAAGGCACATTTGCAGGAATCGACAACGTGCTGGTGTCTGCAACGGGTTATACGGGCGCCGGTGGTTTCGAGATCTATTTCGATAATGAGCATGCCGAATATATTTGGGATGAGGTATTTAAAGCCGGAGAGCCGTTTGGTATAAAACCAATTGGTTTGGCAGCCCGCGATACCTTGCGCTTAGAGATGGGTTTTTGCCTGTACGGCAACGATATTGATGATACCACATCACCATTAGAGGCCGGATTAGGCTGGGTAACTAAATTCACCAAACAATTCACCAACTCCGAAGCTTTACAGCAGCAAAAGCAGGCCGGTGTAAGCCGTAAACTCATTGGTTTTGAAATGATTGACCGCGGCATCCCCCGCCACGATTATGAAATTGTTGATGCCGGGGGCAACTTTATCGGTAGAGTTACATCGGGTACGCAATCGCCATCGCTGCAAAAAGCAATTGGCCTGGGCTACGTAAAAAGCGAATTTGCCAAAGAAGGTACAGATATCTATATCAGTATCCGCGATAATAAAGTTAAAGCTACAGTGGTAAAACCGCCGTTCTATAAGTAA
- a CDS encoding DUF4349 domain-containing protein — MKKYLFILLAICIGFASCKHQSTEKVTEVTLPSPPVEKAVATQQFSPPAVSDNELAEGAQQDIRIDEPVGNADVKLVAPVKPGIDKKIIKEGDIRFETGNVAETRKQIISSLKHLGGYAEDDSETTDGALHSKEYTLSIRIPAKNFDVFLGTVSSTATKIDSRNIRIKDVTTQFIDIKARLDNKLQLEKRYLNLLNRAEKMRDLLDIEEKLTQIRSEIESTQSQLNYMSKQVAYSSLTITFYTIQPEQVAVGNGFGYKFKHALSNGWNHLQELFFSLISNWPWLIVFAVVLVLVKRWSRRRTVKTA, encoded by the coding sequence ATGAAAAAGTATTTATTTATACTGCTTGCCATTTGTATAGGCTTTGCCAGTTGCAAGCACCAATCCACTGAAAAAGTTACCGAAGTGACGCTACCGTCTCCGCCGGTTGAGAAAGCAGTTGCTACTCAACAATTTTCCCCTCCCGCGGTAAGTGATAACGAACTTGCAGAAGGTGCACAACAAGACATCAGGATTGATGAACCGGTAGGCAATGCTGATGTAAAGCTTGTGGCGCCGGTTAAACCCGGCATTGATAAAAAGATCATCAAAGAAGGCGATATCCGTTTTGAAACCGGTAACGTAGCCGAAACCCGCAAACAGATCATCAGTTCGTTAAAACACTTAGGTGGTTACGCGGAAGATGATAGCGAAACAACCGATGGCGCGCTTCACAGTAAAGAATATACTCTAAGCATTCGCATCCCAGCAAAAAACTTCGACGTATTTTTGGGGACGGTATCGTCAACAGCGACAAAAATTGATAGCCGCAACATCCGCATTAAAGATGTTACCACGCAGTTTATTGATATCAAAGCCCGCCTGGATAACAAGCTGCAACTGGAAAAACGTTACCTGAACCTTTTAAACCGGGCTGAGAAAATGCGCGACCTGCTGGATATTGAGGAAAAGCTAACCCAGATACGGAGCGAGATAGAATCGACCCAAAGCCAGTTGAATTACATGAGCAAGCAGGTGGCCTACAGTTCATTAACAATTACCTTTTATACTATACAACCCGAGCAGGTAGCTGTTGGCAACGGTTTCGGGTATAAATTTAAGCATGCCTTATCAAACGGATGGAATCATCTACAGGAGTTGTTTTTCAGCCTCATATCTAACTGGCCATGGCTCATCGTTTTTGCTGTAGTGTTGGTATTGGTAAAGAGATGGAGCAGGCGCAGAACCGTTAAAACAGCTTAA